A single Malaclemys terrapin pileata isolate rMalTer1 chromosome 3, rMalTer1.hap1, whole genome shotgun sequence DNA region contains:
- the SLC30A1 gene encoding proton-coupled zinc antiporter SLC30A1 has protein sequence MADNGTGEPRQPRYRRVRLMCMLALTFLFFVVEVVVSRVTASLAMLSDSFHMLSDVMALVVALVAVRFAQRTRATHKNTFGWVRAEVMGALVNAVFLTALCFTILLEAIERFTEPHEIQQPVVVIGVGAAGLLVNLLGLCLFHQHGGGGHGHSHGGSQHHRSGSRTKLERSSGDGDAVLRKEETNTLVENCSSTNGVNQEKLGDGKAELQANGSIGPNSLDIEVEEDSSGQLNMRGVFLHVLGDALGSVIVVVNASVFYFYWNPCPKDGPCLNPCVNSHCIENATVAPLLDSAALPIQEGIHVAGPCWVLYLDPALCLIMVCILLYTTYPLLKESALILLQTVPKQIDIYSLNLKLRKLEGVEAVHELHVWQLAGSRIIGTAHIKCHDPASYMKVAKHIKEIFHDEGIHATTIQPEFSSVGSESGVGKCAFPCRTQCALKQCCGTAEGSTEKKTKTSSIAISCSEIIIDSPHHKARRTKSESIPAVRLEADDDPDTQFESSL, from the exons ATGGCGGACAACGGGACGGGCGAGCCCCGGCAGCCCCGCTACCGCCGGGTGCGGCTGATGTGCATGCTGGCGCTCACCTTCCTCTTCTTcgtggtggaggtggtggtgagcCGGGTCACCGCCTCGCTGGCCATGCTCTCGGACTCCTTCCACATGCTGTCCGACGTCATGGCCCTGGTGGTGGCCCTGGTGGCCGTGCGCTTCGCCCAGCGCACCCGCGCCACCCACAAGAACACCTTCGGCTGGGTGCGGGCCGAGGTGATGGGCGCCTTGGTCAACGCGGTCTTCCTCACCGCCCTCTGCTTCACCATCCTGCTGGAGGCCATCGAGCGCTTCACCGAGCCCCACGAGATCCAGCAGCCGGTCGTGGTGATTGgcgtgggagctgcggggctccTCGTCAACCTGCTGGGGCTCTGCCTCTTCCACCAGCATGGAGGTGGGGGGCACGGGCACTCGCACGGGGGGAGCCAGCACCACCGCAGCGGCAGCCGCACCAAATTGGAGCGGTCTTCGGGGGACGGTGATGCTGTGCTGCGCAAGGAGGAGACCAACACGCTGGTGGAGAATTGCAGCAGCACCAATGGAGTCAACCAGGAGAAGTTAG GTGATGGCAAGGCAGAACTACAAGCAAATGGGAGCATTGGTCCTAACTCTCTGGACATTGAGGTTGAAGAAGACTCCAGTGGACAGCTTAACATGCGTGGAGTTTTTCTGCATGTGCTTGGAGATGCCTTGGGTTCAGTGATTGTGGTGGTGAATGCCTCggtcttttatttttattggaaCCCATGCCCCAAAGATGGGCCCTGTTTAAATCCATGTGTCAATAGCCATTGCATAGAAAATGCTACTGTAGCCCCACTGCTTGACAGTGCTGCTCTACCCATACAAGAGGGTATTCATGTAGCTGGTCCCTGCTGGGTGCTGTATTTAGATCCCGCTCTTTGTCTGATAATGGTTTGTATACTCCTTTACACAACTTATCCATTACTTAAGGAATCTGCCCTTATCCTTTTGCAAACTGTTCCCAAACAAATTGATATTTATTCTTTGAACTTGAAACTACGTAAACTTGAAGGAGTTGAAGCAGTCCATGAACTACATGTTTGGCAGCTGGCAGGCAGCAGGATCATTGGTACTGCTCACATAAAATGTCATGACCCTGCATCATACATGAAAGTGGCAAAGCACATTAAAGAGATTTTTCATGATGAAGGGATCCATGCCACTACAATTCAGCCTGAGTTTTCCAGTGTAGGCTCtgaatcaggggttggcaaatgTGCGTTTCCCTGCAGAACTCAGTGTGCTCTGAAGCAGTGTTGTGGGACAGCAGAAGGCAGTACTGAAAAGAAGACAAAGACCTCTTCAATTGCTATTTCATGCTCAGAAATAATCATTGACTCTCCACACCACAAAGCTAGGAGGACTAAATCGGAAAGTATACCTGCTGTTAGGCTAGAGGCAGACGATGACCCAGACACACAATTTGAATCATCTTTGTAA